In Athalia rosae chromosome 6, iyAthRosa1.1, whole genome shotgun sequence, one DNA window encodes the following:
- the LOC105690732 gene encoding proto-oncogene tyrosine-protein kinase ROS isoform X2 — protein MSGIQICVLLLRLLALFHGVSGLLPEDLDFGTSPISLQDECAARCPDLDLNQNRTDDANSEVGCGVRCRMDQCTKGCAAWQSALETNCRAVCNGTQELLPTKQLYCVLGCHDALDRYFQQLKEEIGTPPAPALVADSLTATSLRLEWKGIDIERRGAGISYLVQWMYEELAETWQYCRNQSWGEDDQILVDNLQPYTKYRFRVALILKSTQHNRESIVSAPSVPILTKPEGLPLSEPVIVRAAAVDSCRVSVSWEPGPFPNGPLLSYVLRLQGGNYSQLKDIPASENASDYHYMFQNLKPDKNYSVSLTMRNSEGEGPPAVIHIATTPEAAVKDTQQPILILGGKHTVKKQDADMLEDPTLIYETTNTISGVAIHVASAQVFVSDSGGYVYRTSITERSKPIEVLNPDQINFKPLSLSVDWLNLHLYVLGEVRHATTVWQIARCDFDGRGLTIAVAGFLTKPSHIEVDPYNGYLFWVRKDGLFRLDLADISNGIKHETHPDLILEDAHLEAFMVDHRNFRLLVPHHVQNTVISVTLDGREVSNLRANTQQPKFKNVVSLAMANGLFYWTNGQDILKEDYHPGQDRYFHNSYPDRSCVSVNVLMDASQPAPVPVNPPTGVQAVLGAHMAKVSWRAPYLLGGQGKGAWQNWSYELEIKDVSTGEPIHQEEIGGSSHTVYHLRERSEYLIKAAAYTSAGRGPWSSEFRGCTLRDPKGGSYASILWSASEGLLRSDVTGENVETLIQKSSWKDSDMEYHIIDVAWYKDLLYLVGNNSMLYCYNMTSHETYRLHINSVRSVAVDWISKKLYWANPKQQIITRANLDGTQQEPMSILAIVKELMIDSLEAYLYWSTGHAVEVSRLNGQDRRYYHSDEIFNGKQVMGLTLDTENKSVYWIVRSYESGSVLYRAPTSERIPMNQEIVPEKLSALQHSNMQGPLCYFSEHLLWLQDDRNAVIGDLSGQNTAVINGITLSGLQMVAIMDHALHQYPKNLSSENITVLPSAVNVDSIRVVGNWSKFNVSWDPVRNTNYGTVFYEVKYADHINTNANPEITKETTIAYNNSERFSPYAILEVTIKAFTYWGMSHHTRKILRSPQAEPSHPTNPRGFVEFNKKPLSDDTDISIVFRWDQPDHPNGLILGYTIVCWYMKDDTKITICDKINVPPKNLEYKVDKVLSNTTYYFKVQAHTIVGAGWFTDVINISTEFEYPVPQILVATLDAVRISDLDRGINDTITRHIAIEVAYSAAENKIYWINEMQEMVIADIDSSNATKILALNNSASSLCVDWITRTLFWTESEYRETVVGSQIMRLDLTAWEAGYTKVEKIITTNRAASKLDISPLMGILYWIESSQNDRGIIMQSDLHGDDIQPFFNHAEDCSCPFAPLVRPVMAVDNTDIHNPVIYWVSQEGNLNIADIEGCVCNMVLSPDSGKGLPPTSLTVDKVNVYWSNIDQDQVYFINKLNPDDTEIKKFHLYSARSLKAIGNSLQPYPFAECLIPRQVSYNVELIEKFANSIKIKLPEPVPHFGCDKFHLPATLYTVYITECLVNDPRDCKNRERVRVQSYEKLIEAKNLKPFTKYMFQVGLSNYYSELESSTLELGPGNIIRTDAGAPTRPENVVVQALTPTLASINWMPPKVLNGAVVRYEIHWRSAQLVNGIRQKGEQLIKNTEQPADGKLSAMLQPLLPGQEYLVYVRAYSAHSTTSYNESVPLSVRMYPEPNNLTLTGQSINSMNVSWAPNESITIVYHLEYSIVGLEKWQIATNSVKRNDKVEFIIQNLRPRTLYRFQLVLRYPNYNQDFIWPADARFTFETSGDVPSAPGIPISTKLRGSVHQISWEPAQAHGSQITLYRLEGRVVEDSNLVEENRNDTSQWNLYYNGTDASWISVGEMNQKYQFRVQARNAYGFGKWSEISGVVDLTEAVSGILVARQHLGLVLGLSVPLILGVMLLCFGVFLCLYRQRKEDKKVVIPPTMPDVELATLREIPRGNFVQSNALYASAIQNDPDDSALPKIKREQITLAKFLGSGAFGEVFQGDAKDLDGPGITRVAIKTLRKGASAQEKTEFLQEARLMSHFKHKHVLRLLGVCLDTDPPLLVLELMKAGDLLTYLRASRPLQPIDPGALRLQDLLAMCEDVARGCRYLEELHFVHRDLACRNCLVSARDRENRVVKIGDFGLARDIYKNDYYRKEGEGLLPVRWMAPESLVDGVFTSQSDVWAFGVLMWEITSLGQQPYPARTNLEVLYHVRAGGRLPKPLNCPTALHQLMLRCWSTADARPSFKACLDHIITLRSGTEDAPLSPIHAGHYLSKRGVSNMAYFADENQNHNQSGNSWKSSSSEGSRDMQPFLPDFCNTTALLSSGEIPKYLELLADNDVPDIRDIPTGGYEVPRSAQILDKTEVQRESKRPEVANPQIECPALDFEQPEGISNQKRESATSTELQGHKRTSISSIGEKFNILDSVKIANHISKAMTIRNSPISIEEIRKSDGGLLEVKGSLTSLSSRSNSSHGSSASLAPSTRPSSSLINLQNTLPQKKTNGSKRNSFASDPNSGKNTISKLHRTHSVLQNGKANIPLAINSALLNSLRQAPSTNEEKDSSDVATYTNINSDTVRING, from the exons ATGTCAGGGATCCAAATATGCGTGTTGCTGTTGAGGCTGCTGGCGCTTTTTCATGGAGTCTCAGGACTCCTCCCGGAGGATTTGGACTTCGGAACTTCCCCTATCAGTTTACAAGACGAGTGCGCAGCAAGGTGTCCTGACCTCGACCTCAACCAG AATCGAACGGACGACGCAAATTCAGAAGTGGGATGTGGGGTGAGATGTAGAATGGATCAG TGTACCAAAGGATGTGCGGCGTGGCAATCAGCACTGGAAACCAACTGTCGAGCTGTTTGC aacgGTACGCAAGAACTTCTTCCAACTAAACAACTATACTGTGTGCTTGGATGCCACGATGCTCTGGACAGATATTTTCAACAACTCAAag aggaAATAGGCACACCGCCAGCCCCTGCCTTAGTCGCGGATAGCTTAACGGCGACTTCCTTACGACTGGAATGGAAGGGCATCGACATAGAGAGAAGAGGTGCTGGAATATCATACCTGGTGCAATGGATGTACGAAGAATTAGCCGAGACGTGGCAGTATTGCAGAAATCAATCGTGGGGAGAAGACGACCAAATACTGGTGGATAATTTACAGCCTTATACGAAGTACAGG tTTCGCGTGGCCTTGATATTGAAATCCACGCAACATAATCGAGAGTCTATCGTATCAGCGCCGAGTGTGCCGATATTAACGAAACCCGAGGGTTTACCATTGTCGGAACCGGTAATTGTAAGAGCGGCAGCGGTAGATAGCTGTCGTGTCTCCGTTTCTTGGGAACCGGGACCGTTTCCGAACGGACCACTTTTGTCCTATGTCCTACGGCTGCAAGGGGGCAATTATTCCCAGCTTAAG GACATACCAGCTTCAGAAAATGCCTCGGATTATCATTAcatgtttcaaaatttgaagcccgataaaaattattccgtgAGTTTAACCATGAGGAATAGCGAGGGGGAAGGACCACCCGCTGTTATACACATCGCCACGACACCCGAAGCAGCTG TCAAAGACACTCAGCAGCCTATACTGATTCTTGGCGGCAAGCATACGGTGAAGAAACAGGACGCTGATATGCTGGAAGATCCAACGTTGATTTACGAGACAACGAACACGATATCTGGAGTCGCTATCCACGTTGCATCGGCCCAAGTATTCGTCTCAGATTCTGGAGGCTACGTTTATCGGACATCAATTACGGAGAGGTCCAAACCAATCGAGGTCCTTAATCCGgatcaaattaatttcaaaccTTTAAGTTTGTCCGTCGATTGGCTCAACCTGCACCTTTACGTCCTGGGAGAGGTCAGGCACGCTACTACTGTCTGGCAAATTGCTAGGTGCGACTTTGATGGAAGAGGTCTCACTATTGCCGTAGCGGGCTTCCTGACAAAACCATCGCATATCGAAGTAGACCCGTACAACGGGTACTTGTTTTGGGTCAGAAAAGACGGTTTGTTTCGACTGGACTTGGCTGACATCAGCAACGGTATCAAGCACGAG ACTCATCCGGATCTCATCCTGGAAGATGCGCATTTAGAAGCCTTCATGGTTGACCATAGAAATTTCCGCTTACTGGTACCACATCACGTGCAAAATACCGTGATATCAGTCACGCTGGATGGCAGAGAAGTTTCCAATCTTCGAGCCAATACACAGCAgccaaaattcaaaaatgttgTATCTCTAGCAATGGCTAACGGCTTGTTTTACTGGACGAACGGACAAGATATACTAAAAGAAGATTATCACCCCGGTCAAGACAGATACTTCCACAACTCGTACCCAGACAG GTCGTGCGTGAGTGTCAACGTGCTAATGGATGCCAGTCAGCCGGCTCCGGTCCCAGTTAATCCACCAACAGGTGTGCAAGCGGTTCTGGGAGCACACATGGCTAAGGTTTCTTGGCGGGCCCCCTACCTTCTGGGAGGACAGGGTAAAGGCGCGTGGCAAAATTGGTCGTACGAATTGGAAATCAAGGACGTATCGACCGGGGAACCGATACATCAGGAGGAAATTGGGGGATCTTCGCACACCGTTTATCATTTGAGAGAAAGATCTGAATATTTGATAAAAGCCGCGGCGTATACCAGTGCTGGACGAGGTCCGTGGTCCTCAGAATTCAGAGGATGTACATTGAG GGATCCAAAAGGCGGTTCTTATGCTTCGATATTGTGGTCTGCTTCGGAAGGGCTTTTGAGAAGCGACGTAACGGGAGAGAATGTGGAGACGTTGATTCAAAAATCTAGTTGGAAGGACTCCGACATGGAATATCATATAATTGATGTGGCCTGGTACAAAGACCTCCTTTATTTGGTGGGCAACAACTCAATGCTGTATTGTTACAACATGACCAGTCACGAAACATACAGACTGCACATTAATTCTGTGAGAAGCGTTGCCGTTGACTGGATATCGAAAAAACTTTACTGGGCCAATCCGAAGCAGCAAATC atAACCAGAGCCAACCTTGACGGAACGCAGCAAGAACCCATGTCGATACTGGCCATTGTTAAAGAGCTTATGATTGATTCGTTGGAAGCGTATTTGTACTGGTCAACCGGTCACGCGGTCGAGGTATCGAGACTCAATGGCCAAGACCGGAGGTATTATCACTctgatgaaatattcaatggAAAGCAAGTTATGGGACTGACTTTGGACACGGAGAATAAATCTGTTTACTGGATCGTCAGGAGTTACGAAAGTGGTTCTGTACTCTACAGGGCACCAACTTCCGAAAGGATTCCAATGAACCAAGAAATTGTTCCAGAAAAG CTCTCCGCACTGCAACATTCCAACATGCAGGGGCCCCTCTGCTATTTTTCAGAGCATTTGCTCTGGCTCCAAGACGACAGAAATGCGGTCATAGGTGACTTGTCTGGTCAGAACACAGCTGTAATTAATGGAATAACGCTCTCTGGTCTCCAAATGGTTGCTATAATGGACCATGCTTTACACCAATACCCAAAAAATCTGTCTTCAGAAAATATAACCGTCCTTCCGTCCGCTGTTAACGTAGACAGTATCAGAGTCGTAGGTAATTGGAGTAAATTCAACGTTTCATGGGACCCCGTTAGAAACACAAACTACGGAACAGTTTTCTACGAAGTAAAATACGCCGACCATATAAACACAAATGCCAATCCAGAAATTACTAAAGAAACTACTATCGCGTACAACAACTCCGAGCGATTCTCACCGTACGCCATACTCGAAGTGACTATAAAAGCATTTACCTACTGGGGAATGTCCCATCACACGAGAAAGATTCTACGATCGCCCCAAGCCGAGCCGAGCCATCCTACGAATCCTAGAGGATTTGTTGAATTCAACAAAAAGCCGTTGAGTGACGATACCGATATTTCTATAGTCTTCAG atggGATCAGCCGGATCATCCTAACGGCTTGATTCTTGGCTACACAATCGTGTGCTGGTACATGAAAGATGACACCAAGATAACCATTTGCGACAAAATTAACGTGCCTCCTAAAAATTTGGAATACAAAGTGGATAAAGTTTTATCAAATACGACATACTACTTCAAAGTACAGGCCCATACAATTGTCGGTGCTGGATGGTTTACggatgttataaacatttccaCAGAATTTGAATATCCGGTGCCACAAATATTGGTAGCAACTCTCGACGCTGTTAGAATTTCCGATCTAGACAGAGGTATCAATGATACGATAACCAGACACATCGCGATAGAAGTGGCTTATTCCGcagctgaaaataaaatttattggaTCAATGAAATGCAAGAGATGGTGATCGCGGATATCGACAGCTCAAACGCTACAAAAATTTTAGCTTTGAACAACTCTGCCTCAAGTTTGTGTGTAGATTGGATCACGAGGACCCTTTTTTGGACGGAATCGGAATACAGAGAGACCGTCGTCGGTAGCCAAATCATGCGTCTGGATTTAACAGCATGGGAAGCTGGGTAcacaaaagttgaaaaaatcataactacGAATAGGGCAGCTTCGAAACTGGATATATCACCGTTGATGGG CATACTCTATTGGATCGAATCGAGTCAAAATGATCGTGGGATTATAATGCAGTCAGATTTACACGGAGACGACATTCAACCGTTTTTTAATCACGCCGAAGACTGTTCTTGTCCATTTGCACCGCTGGTGAGACCAGTCATGGCCGTTGATAACACAGATATACATAATCCTGTGATCTATTGGGTGTCGCAGGAGGGTAACTTGAATATTGCGGATATCGAAGGATGTGTTTGCAATATGGTGTTGAGTCCAG ATAGTGGCAAAGGCTTACCTCCAACATCACTGACTGTTGATAAAGTTAACGTTTACTGGTCGAACATAGACCAGGATCAAGTGTACTTCATAAACAAATTGAATCCAGATGACACTGAGATAAAGAAGTTTCACTTGTATAGTGCTCGTAGTTTGAAAGCCATCGGAAACTCCTTACAGCCTTATCCATTCGCGGAGTGTCTGATCCCGCGACAAGTATCCTACAATGTTGAGCTCATCGAGAAATTTGCCAATTctattaaaattaaattgcCAGAACCCGTGCCACACTTTGGGTGTGATAAATTTCACCTACCGGCAACGTTATACACTGTTTACATAACGGAATGCCTTGTGAACGACCCTAGAGATtgtaaaaatagagaaagagtCAGAGTGCAATCTTACGAGAAGCTAATCGAAGCAAAGAATCTAAAACCCTTTACAAAATACATGTTTCAAGTGGGCTTGAGTAACTACTACAGTGAACTTGAGTCTTCTACCCTCGAACTAGGACCGGGTAATATAATAAGGACAGACGCAGGAGCGCCCACGAGACCAGAAAATGTTGTAGTTCAAGCTCTTACGCCAACTTTAGCTTCTATAAATTGGATGCCACCAAAAGTATTAAACGGAGCGGTAGTTCGATACGAAATTCACTGGAGATCGGCACAACTCGTGAATGGCATTAGACAGAAGGGTGAACAACTGATAAAAAACACCGAACAACCTGCGGATGGTAAACTATCAGCTATGCTACAGCCGTTACTGCCAGGACAAGAATATCTTGTCTACGTTCGCGCTTATTCCGCACATTCTACCACCAGCTACAACGAAAGCGTGCCTCTGAGTGTGAGAATGTATCCCGAACCGAATAATTTAACACTGACAGGTCAGAGTATCAACTCTATGAACGTATCCTGGGCACCCAACGAGAGTATAACGATTGTCTATCACCTAGAATATTCCATTGTGGGACTAGAAAAATGGCAAATCGCTACCAACTCCGTGAAGCGGAACGATAAAGTTGAGTTTATAATCCAAAATCTGCGCCCGAGAACTTTGTACAGATTCCAATTGGTCTTGAGGTATCCAAATTACAATCAAGACTTCATATGGCCCGCCGACGCGAGGTTCACGTTTGAAACATCGG GTGATGTTCCCAGTGCACCCGGGATTCCCATATCAACAAAGTTGCGTGGCTCGGTTCATCAAATCAGTTGGGAACCAGCGCAAGCTCATGGTTCTCAGATAACGCTTTATAGATTAGAAGGACGAGTTGTGGAAGATTCTAATCTCGTTGAAGAGAATCGAAACGATACCAGCCAATGGAATCTTTACTACAATGGAACGGATGCTAGTTGGATCAGCGTTGGGGAGATGAATCAAAAATACCAATTTCGAGTTCAAGCTAGGAATGCGTACGGTTTCGGAAAGTGGAGCGAAATCAGTGGAGTTGTCGATTTGACGGAGGCAGTTAGTGGCATATTGGTCGCCAGACAACACCTGGGACTGGTACTGGGACTCAGCGTTCCTCTGATACTTGGCGTGATGCTCTTATGCTTCGGTGTTTTTCTTTGTC TATACAGACAGCGTAAGGAAGATAAGAAGGTAGTAATCCCCCCGACAATGCCGGATGTGGAATTAGCAACGCTGCGTGAAATCCCACGTGGAAATTTCGTTCAGTCAAATGCATTATACGCGTCAGCGATACAGAACGATCCCGATGATTCCGCATTGcctaaaataaaaagagagcaaATAACGTTGGCCAAGTTCTTGGGCAGTGGGGCATTTGGAGAG GTATTTCAAGGAGATGCCAAAGATCTGGATGGTCCCGGTATAACTCGTGTGGCCATTAAAACTTTACGAAAAGGTGCTTCGGCGcaagaaaaaactgaattctTGCAAGAGGCTCGGCTAATGAGTCACTTCAAGCACAAACACGTTCTAAGATTACTCGGGGTTTGTCTGGACACTGATCCACCGTTACTGGTCTTGGAATTAATGAAGGCTGGAGATCTTTTGACATACCTAAGAGCCAGCCGTCCTCTGCAGCCGATAGACCCCGGCGCCCTACGTCTCCAAGATCTCTTAGCGATGTGCGAGGATGTGGCTAGAGGGTGTCGATATTTGGAGGAGCTCCATTTTGTTCACAGAGATTTGGCCTGCAGAAATTGTTTGGTATCGGCCAGAGATCGTGAAAATCGGGTCGTTAAAATCGGAGACTTTGGGCTGGCAAGAGATATATACAAAAATGATTATTACCGAAAG GAAGGAGAAGGCCTGTTGCCTGTACGCTGGATGGCACCTGAGTCACTTGTAGACGGAGTATTTACGTCACAGAGCGACGTATGGGCCTTCGGAGTTTTGATGTGGGAGATTACCTCGTTAGGTCAGCAGCCGTACCCAGCAAGAACTAATCTTGAAGTATTGTACCACGTCAGAGCGGGTGGGCGACTTCCTAAACCGCTGAACTGCCCAACCGCATTGCATCAACTAATGTTACGATGCTGGAGTACAGCCGACGCTAGACCTAGCTTCAAGGCTTGTCTCGATCACATAATCACGCTCAGGAGTGGGACTGAAGATGCACCATTAAGTCCTATACATGCTGGCCATTACTTATCGAAACGAG GCGTCTCTAACATGGCTTACTTTGCTGACGAGAATCAAAATCATAACCAGTCAG GCAATTCTTGGAAATCCAGCAGTTCCGAAGGGAGTCGAGACATGCAACCATTCCTACCTGATTTTTGCAATACAACCGCCTTACTATCGTCCGGTGAGATACCAAAATATTTAGAATTGTTAGCAGACAACGATGTACCTGATATTAGAGATATTCCGACGGGGGGATACGAAGTACCGAGATCTGCGCAGATCTTAGATAAAACCGAGGTTCAGAGAGAATCAAAACGCCCAGAAGTTGCCAATCCACAGATCGAATGCCCTGCCTTAGATTTCGAACAACCCGAAGGAATTTCTAATCAAAAACGAGAGTCAGCCACCAGTACGGAGCTGCAGGGACACAAGAGAACTTCCATATCAAGCATTGGTGAGAAATTTAATATATTGGACAGTGTTAAAATTGCTAATCACATTTCAAAAGCCATGACAATTAGAAACTCTCCGATATCTATCGAAGAGATTCGTAAGAGTGACGGAGGTTTGCTTGAAGTTAAAGGATCATTAACTAGTCTGAGTAGTAGAAGCAACAGCTCTCACGGGTCATCCGCGAGTTTGGCTCCATCAACTAGGCCTAGTTCGTCGTTGATAAATTTACAGAATACCCTCCCTCAAAAGAAAACTAACGGTAGTAAGAGAAATAGTTTTGCGAGCGACCCAAATAGtggaaaaaatacaatttcaaaattgcaCAGGACACATTCAGTCCTGCAAAACGGCAAGGCGAATATCCCCTTGGCAATAAATAGTGCCTTACTGAATTCGCTTAGACAAGCGCCGAgtacgaacgaagaaaaagatagcAGCGATGTTGCTAcctatacaaatataaattcgGATACTGTCAGAATAAACGGGtaa